The nucleotide window GAATAAGTAAAGCATAGTCACTGTCTTTTACTGCTGTTGCCTCATTTAAAGCTTTTTCATACTGCATCTCTTTGAGATAAAGAGATGCTTTTGCAATTTTAACAAAATCATTCTGAAAAGAGATTTTCTGAGCCTGCTCTATATAGGACTGAGCCTTGGTTTTTTCATTTGTTTCAAGATTGATAAGCGCAATTAAACTCATATATGATGCTGCCACAGGCTCTGTGTAAAATTTTTCTCTGATAAGGGATTTGGTAAAGGTTTCACCGGTTTCAGGTTTTCTTAATGTAAGTTTTACCTCTGTTCCTTCCTCTCCTCTAAGCTTTGCAACTATCTCATTCAGTTTCATATCAACTGTTGATTTTCCATCAATCTCAACTATCTCACAATTAGGCTCAAGACCTGCTTTCTGGGCAGGGCTATTTGGCTCAATAGATTTTATCTTCGCATATTCATCTTCATTTTTTATAATACTTGCACCAATTCCAGAGAAAGAAAGGCTGTTTATTGCCTTTTCAGAGATTTTGACTTCTTCTTCATATCTACCCATTTTAAAATAAAGCAAAGCAAGTCTTAATGGTGCATAATTGTCATCAGGTCTCTGCTCAATATATTTTTTCACTGCTTCAACTGCCTTTTCATATCTGCCTTTTTTTGTGTAGAAATCATAAAGTTTCATGATTAAATTAGCATTTTTAGGCGCTAAGGCAACTGCCTGCTCAAGCTGTGAAGCGGCATCCTTATATTTTTTCTGTGCTAAATAACACTTATAAAGCAAAAGATAACCATCAGGGTCTTTAGGAGCAAGCTGAACATGCATCTGTGCTGCTGCCACAGCCTCTGCAATATCGTTGTTTTTCAAAGATAAATTTGCAACAACCCTGTATGCATAAATATTGGATGGGTCTTTATTTATCAACTGTTTTGCCTCTGAAATCTGAGCCTTTGGATTCTGAATTGCCTGATAAAGTTCATCTGTCGTAGTTTTTAAAGAGTTGGATATTGCCTGATAGGCTGTGTTTCCATAATCTTTTTTATCTATTGAGACAAAAAGACCGGATTTTGAAGTTGTTCCATAACCTATCCCATACACAGGTAAGGCAATTTCTATCAGGTCGTTGTCATAAATTATAAACTTAGTTCTTGCATTGACCTCTAATACTGTAGGTAAACAGCATTTTTGGGAAAAGTTTATATTGTCAATTCTTGCATCAATTACTACTTGATTTTGAGAAGGGATAAAAGAGAGATCTTTTTCATATATTGTTCTGGTAAACATCGAATCAAAATATATTGGAAGCACCTGTCTGAGAATACTTCCCGTTGGAAACTCTACGGTGTGAATTACTCCTGCATTATAATCATAATGGGTTGCACTTGAGATTTCAGAATCATCAACCAAGACAACTGCCTCATAGGGAAGCTTTTTTACCACAGGAGCCTCTTTTGGAGGTTCAATTTTAAAAGGTTCAACTTTTGTTGTTATCCTTATGGGTTCACAGCTTATAAGAGCAAGGACAAGAGGTATAAGGAGCAAAAATCTGATAGCTTTCATCTTTAGTCTCCTTTCAGCCATTTATATATGATTTTTTGTCCTGTATTCATTTCACTTTCAGTTTCCTGCCAGAATTTCTCTTTATCACAGTTCATACCAAGCATGGCACAAGCCTTTTCTGTTTCAGAGAGAAATTTGTCAAGAGCAGAGAATGCAATCTTTGTATATATTTTTCTTCCTATGTCTGCTATTTCTGATGTAAGAGTGGGCATTGGAATCAGGGAAATTCCGTAGTCAATTGTCTCAGCGCCTGCCTGAGCAATTCCTTCAGTTTTGGCTGTTACTGCAATTTTAACAATCGGCAGTCCCTTTCCATAGTATTTTGAGCCCCATTCTTTGCCGTATTTTTTATCGAGCTCTTCAACGATTTTCTCACCGTAATCATCAATCTTTTCCTCTATTTTTTCAATTGTCTTATCCTGCAATACATTACCAAAGATTTGATTGAGGTCTATTGGATTAAGCTCTGAGCCTGCTCTTAATTTTTCATCACTGTCATCAATAGCTGAATTGTTGGGATTGACAGCAGTTGGAGACTGCCACTGAAAAGCTGTAAGCTGGCTACCAAGTGTCTGAAAACTAAATGGTGAGGTGGGCTGATTTGACTGTGTTTGAGTTTTTGCCTGAGCAACAAGAGCATTATACCTGGAAAGTAGTTGTTTTTTCTGCTCTTCCTGCCTTTTCTTTTCCTCTGCAAGCCTTCTCTGCTGTTCTTCATACTCTCTCTGCTTCTGAGCATCATAGGCAGAGTTATCGTCAAACATTCCACTCATCAAAGTGCTGAAAAATCCTGAAAGGAAAGCCCCCATTAGTCCTATTGCCATCTGCTGAGAGGTGGAAGCTGGAGGAACATAGGGAGTGTATGAAGAGGAGTTACTTGAAGAGCCGCTACTTATTGGCGTGCAACCGCCACAGCCAACACATCTATATCTCACTCCACCATAGGTTATCTCTCTTACCTGACCGGCAGGAATGAAAGTTCCATCCGGCATCTGACTTCCATCACAGGTTCTTCCTGTTGGCATGGGAATGCTTCCTGCTGAAATAAGCAGTGGCTGAAAAATTAGAAAAGAAACTATAACTAAAACTATAATTTTCTGCCTCATGGCAGTTCCTCCTGAAATGTTTGCTTGATATCTATAATTTTTTCAACTTTGAAACTGTAGTTTTTTAAATCATCAATATTCATTATTTCAAGAACTCCCTGAACTGAACTAAAGAAAACATAGAGGCTGGTGTTTTTAAGAAAAAGTGTTGGATTTTCAGTCTGCAAAAACTCAAGGGCAGTATTGTTTTTTACCAATCCAACTCCATTTGAGGTTTTGTAAATTAAACCAACCTTATCATTGTAAAAAATTTCTTTTATCTCCTGTCTTGGATGTTCATAGATAACTGACAGCTTGCCATTTCTGAACTCTTTTATTAATTTACCACTGGCTATAAAAAGATGCTGTCCTTTACCTGTAAGGGAAGTTAGGGGTTCATTAAGAGACGCGATTTTTTGAAAAACACTTCTTGAGTTATTAAAAAGATATACTTCATGCTTTTTTGTTTTTTTATTAAATGCTAAAGCATAGACTGAATCCTCTCCCCTGAATAGTTTAGACTCTGACATAGGCAGTCTTGCAATAGCTTTTATAATTGCAGCAGGGATAATATCATTATCTTTTTTAACCTCAATAAATCCGAGATTACTACCGTCTGAAAAAAGCAAAACTCCGTTGTCAAGACATATGACATCTTTTACAGGATTTTTGAACTTTGCCATGTATCCTGTAAGAGGATTAAAAAGAAGCTTGTTGTCATAAAGAATGACAGGTTCATTTTTATAGTCAATAAAAAAGTGAAATTTATCTGCTGTAGTATCAATTGATTTATTTTTAGGGTCAGGAGAGATTATCCACTTAATCTTTACCAGACTGTTTTGTGGAAGAACAAGGAGGGTTTTAGAGAGAAAATAATTGTTTTCAGCATAAGCAGCTTTCAAGAAAAAAAGAATTACTAAACTCAGAAAAATTTTCAATTTCATTTTTCTGCCAAATTTTAACAGATTGATATCTAAATATCAAGTGAAAATTACCTTTCAGTTAATTCAACATCTTCTGCTATCTCAGGGAATATTCTAATTTATTCCTCAAATATTTGCTAAAAAATGAAGAACTTGGTTATATTTTAAAAAAGCTGGGGAGGAAAACATGAAAATAAAAAGATTTGAAGTAGGTCCACTATTTGTAAACAGTTATGTTGTTTACGACGAAAAAACAAAAGTAGGCATTATCATAGACCCGGGAGATGAACCTGATTTAATTCTTGATTTTGTTAAGGAAGAAGACTTAAATATAAAATATATTATCTGCACTCATGGACATTTTGACCATATCGGAGCAGTAAAAGAAATCAAAGAGGAAACAGGAGCTGATGTCATTCTTCATAGAGAAGATATTGAAATTTATAAAAACTCACCACAGGTTGCAATGCAGTTTTTTGGAATTGAAATAGAACCACAGCCAGAACCGGATAAATTAATTGAAAATGAGGAAACAATCACAATTTTTGGCAAAGAAATCAAATTTATTCATACACCAGGGCATTCTCCAGGAAGCATGTGTATTTACATTGAAAACCATCTTTTTACAGGTGACACCCTCTTTGCAGGCTCTGTTGGAAGAACAGACCTAATCGGTGGCAGTATGGATAAACTTTTAAATTCTCTCAAAAAGATTGCCAAACTTCCCATGAATACAGAAGTGCTTCCAGGACATGGTCCTAAAACAGAACTTCAAACAGAAATAAAGACAAATCCTTTTTATCATGACATTGTTTAGGATTTTATTTTCCATATTTCTTATATTTACCCTTTCATGCAGTAAATCATCTCAAGAGAAGCATTCTATAGAACAAAAAGATGAATACATAGCTAAACCGCTGGTTATCGGAGTATTGCCTGAAGAGTCTCCAAGAGAAATATACGAAAAATTATATCCGTTAAAAAAATTTCTCTCTGAAAGCCTTCAAAAGCCTGTAACCATAGAGATATCAAGAGATTTCAATGACTTAGAACAAAAAATAAAAGAAGACAAAATAGACCTTCTCATTATAGATCCTGCAACTTATTGTGAACTCAAATGGAATATGAAAAATAAAGTATTTCCCCTCATTAAACCTGAAGGTGGTATTGCAGAAACAAGAAGTGTCTTTGTAACTAAAGAAGGAAAAGGGATTGAGAAAATATTTGACTCTCTCGGGAAAAAACTTGCCCTTGGGGAAGAAAAATCTTCTTTTAGCTATCTAATACCTCTTTCAATGCTTAGAGATGTCGATATCTCAATTAAGGACTTCAAGTCTGTTGATATGCTCCAGAAGGAACAGAGAATTGCCCTTTCCATACTGATTGGTGATCATGATATAGGAGCAATGAGCGAAATAACTGCAAATAAGTATCTTAAAGATGGGCTTAAAATAATAAGATATTCAGAACCAACACCGAGATTTTTAATTGCCCATACAAATAATTTAAAAGAGGAAGAAATAGAAAAAATAAAAGATAATGTTATCAACAAAGCAGGTGATTTTTTATATAAAACAATGGGTGTTAAGAAATTCGTTCCTGCTGAAGACAGGGATTTTGACTACATAAGAGTCCTCTTCAGAAATCTTAAAGGTGTTGATTATATTGAATATGGGCAAAAGACAATCAAGGTCGCTGTTTTGCCTCTTTATAGCCCTTTGACAATCTATAAAAGATATGATCCCCTAATGCGATATCTTTCTGAAAAAACAGGATACGAATTTAAACTGGTAATTCCTAAAAATTTTGAAGAGTTCATACAGATTGTTAGCGAAGGAAAGGTTAACTTTTCCTATCAAAATCCCTATGTATTTTCGCTCATATCAAAAAAATATCCCATAAAACCGCTTGCCATAACTGTAGGTGAAGACTGCACCACTGATGAAGGAATATGCGGAGGGGAGAAATTCAGAGGTATAATAATCACAAGAAAAGATAGCCCTATTAATAAAATTGATGATTTAAAAGGCAAGAAAATAATGATAGTGTCTCCTTCTTCAGCAGGTGGATATCTATCTCAAAAACTCTATCTTGAGAAAAAAGGCTTTAATCTGAATAGAGACTTCAAACTTATAGATGCAAAAAGACAGGAAAAAGTTATTATAGGCATTTACAAAGGGGAGGCTGATGCAGGCTTTGTAAGAGAAGCAGCCCTAAGTGTATGGTCTGATGAAGTTGATTTATCCAGAATAAAAATTCTTGACTATGGTGAATATCTTCCAAACTGGCCCTTCGCAGTGGTTAATAATAAAAATTCTGAATTGACAGAAAAGGTTAAAAAGCTTATTACAGAATTGAATGACCAGACAATTTTAAGCAAAGCTAAAGTAAAAGGTTTTAAAGAGTCAACAGATGAAGATTATAAAATACTTAAAAAACTCAGTTATTGACAAAACTCTGAAAAACATTCAAAGACTTAGCATAGGCTGGAAAATATTTTTTTCATTTCTCGTTCTCTTTTTAGTTATAATGATTTCATTCAATCTTTTAATCCTTAATTACCAGAAAA belongs to Thermodesulfovibrio aggregans and includes:
- a CDS encoding tetratricopeptide repeat protein, whose translation is MKAIRFLLLIPLVLALISCEPIRITTKVEPFKIEPPKEAPVVKKLPYEAVVLVDDSEISSATHYDYNAGVIHTVEFPTGSILRQVLPIYFDSMFTRTIYEKDLSFIPSQNQVVIDARIDNINFSQKCCLPTVLEVNARTKFIIYDNDLIEIALPVYGIGYGTTSKSGLFVSIDKKDYGNTAYQAISNSLKTTTDELYQAIQNPKAQISEAKQLINKDPSNIYAYRVVANLSLKNNDIAEAVAAAQMHVQLAPKDPDGYLLLYKCYLAQKKYKDAASQLEQAVALAPKNANLIMKLYDFYTKKGRYEKAVEAVKKYIEQRPDDNYAPLRLALLYFKMGRYEEEVKISEKAINSLSFSGIGASIIKNEDEYAKIKSIEPNSPAQKAGLEPNCEIVEIDGKSTVDMKLNEIVAKLRGEEGTEVKLTLRKPETGETFTKSLIREKFYTEPVAASYMSLIALINLETNEKTKAQSYIEQAQKISFQNDFVKIAKASLYLKEMQYEKALNEATAVKDSDYALLIQAIAHAKMGNYEQSLSLYKKFSNSNSLLITKRAINEFFTALYPYLEKVENKAIEYEKAGQYGQALKEYARLIEISDADKAKWVRSRVARIIAQNPSLVELKDEARKYFLHAEVLFTKDKFEEAIEELDRAIQIQPFNPQIYFNKALLHEKISDYAGAIENMEIYLQLNPNAPNGQTIKDQIYKWRFILEKEL
- a CDS encoding MBL fold metallo-hydrolase — its product is MKIKRFEVGPLFVNSYVVYDEKTKVGIIIDPGDEPDLILDFVKEEDLNIKYIICTHGHFDHIGAVKEIKEETGADVILHREDIEIYKNSPQVAMQFFGIEIEPQPEPDKLIENEETITIFGKEIKFIHTPGHSPGSMCIYIENHLFTGDTLFAGSVGRTDLIGGSMDKLLNSLKKIAKLPMNTEVLPGHGPKTELQTEIKTNPFYHDIV
- the phnD gene encoding phosphate/phosphite/phosphonate ABC transporter substrate-binding protein — translated: MTLFRILFSIFLIFTLSCSKSSQEKHSIEQKDEYIAKPLVIGVLPEESPREIYEKLYPLKKFLSESLQKPVTIEISRDFNDLEQKIKEDKIDLLIIDPATYCELKWNMKNKVFPLIKPEGGIAETRSVFVTKEGKGIEKIFDSLGKKLALGEEKSSFSYLIPLSMLRDVDISIKDFKSVDMLQKEQRIALSILIGDHDIGAMSEITANKYLKDGLKIIRYSEPTPRFLIAHTNNLKEEEIEKIKDNVINKAGDFLYKTMGVKKFVPAEDRDFDYIRVLFRNLKGVDYIEYGQKTIKVAVLPLYSPLTIYKRYDPLMRYLSEKTGYEFKLVIPKNFEEFIQIVSEGKVNFSYQNPYVFSLISKKYPIKPLAITVGEDCTTDEGICGGEKFRGIIITRKDSPINKIDDLKGKKIMIVSPSSAGGYLSQKLYLEKKGFNLNRDFKLIDAKRQEKVIIGIYKGEADAGFVREAALSVWSDEVDLSRIKILDYGEYLPNWPFAVVNNKNSELTEKVKKLITELNDQTILSKAKVKGFKESTDEDYKILKKLSY